The Spirosoma radiotolerans genome has a window encoding:
- a CDS encoding SDR family NAD(P)-dependent oxidoreductase, with protein MGEFNGQVVLITGAASGIGLSIAHKLLTEGAQVGLLDFNETALQQAFEQYGPDALLIGIDITDEARVAQAVSHVHEQFGKIDALINCVGITGVTNVQSHEVSSENLHKVFEVNFMSSFYTSKAALPFMLARRYGRILHIASIAGKEGNAGMLAYSASKAAVICMAKVQGKEYAEKGITVNALAPAVIQTPLVDAMPEVQVKYMTDKIPMKRCGTLDEAANLAAYIVSPKNSFTTGFTFDLSGGRATY; from the coding sequence ATGGGAGAATTTAATGGACAGGTTGTCCTGATTACCGGAGCCGCATCCGGCATTGGGTTGTCCATTGCACACAAACTACTGACCGAAGGGGCTCAGGTTGGGTTACTCGACTTTAACGAAACGGCTTTACAGCAGGCATTTGAGCAATATGGTCCAGATGCCTTGCTCATCGGCATCGACATTACCGATGAAGCTCGGGTCGCGCAGGCAGTTTCGCACGTGCATGAACAGTTTGGCAAGATTGACGCTCTTATCAATTGCGTCGGCATTACGGGCGTCACAAACGTACAAAGTCATGAGGTGAGCAGCGAAAACCTGCATAAGGTGTTCGAAGTCAACTTCATGAGCAGTTTCTACACCTCGAAGGCGGCATTGCCGTTCATGCTGGCTCGCCGTTACGGACGCATTCTGCACATTGCTTCCATTGCGGGCAAAGAAGGGAACGCTGGTATGCTGGCCTACTCAGCCTCGAAAGCCGCCGTGATCTGCATGGCGAAGGTGCAGGGGAAAGAATACGCCGAAAAGGGGATCACGGTCAATGCGCTGGCCCCGGCGGTAATTCAAACGCCCCTGGTCGATGCGATGCCCGAGGTACAGGTCAAGTACATGACAGACAAAATTCCGATGAAACGTTGTGGCACGCTCGACGAAGCGGCTAACCTGGCGGCTTACATCGTATCCCCAAAAAACAGTTTCACAACCGGTTTCACCTTCGATTTATCGGGGGGGCGGGCCACCTATTAG